TCACGGTGTTGCCGACCGATTGCCAGAAGATCGGATCGTTCGCGAGGGTCACGAAATTCCGGAGGCCCACGAACGACGCGGCCCCCGCGACTTCCCGATGGAAGAAGCTGAGATAGACGCCGTAGAAGAAGGGATACCCGAGGAAGGCCAGGAGGAAGAGCACGGGCGGCGTCAGCATCAGCCAGCTGTAGACCTGCTCCCGCTCCACGAAGGCGCGGAGCCGCCCGAGCCCGACGGGCCCGTGGGCGCCCACCTCCAGGGTGGGCGCCCCCGATGCCTCGAAGATTCGACTCATGCCACTCCGTAGATCTGCTTGAGCTGTCCGACCGCCTCCGCGATGACCGACTTGGTCGGCGCGCCGGTGCACGCCTTGGAGAACATGTCGATCACCACCCAGCGGTTGACCACCGCGCCGTGGGCCCGATTGGCCGGCGCCGGCCACGAGGTGAGCTTGCCGGTCTCCAGCACCTTCTGGAACGGCTTCACGCGGGGCTCGATGTCCCAGTCCGGGAACTTGTCGAACGCGTGCAGGTATGGGGCGAAGTACATGTCGCCCGAGGAGATCCACGGGCGGTACTGCTTGGGATCCATGATCCAGCGCAGGAAATCCTTGGCCGCCTGCGGGTCCGGCCCGTAGGCGAACACGCCGTGGGTCACCGGCACCAGCGAGTGATAGCGCTGCCCGGTCGGGCCCTTGGGATTGAGCGCGTGGTCGATCACCTTGCCCATCTCGGGCAGGTCGCGCTTGGCCGACACCATGATGGAGTAGGCGTTGTTGGTGCACGAGATCTGGCTGGTGAGGAAGGCCTTGTTGTTGTGCGGGTCGAGCCAGCCCACGCAGTCCTCGATGCAGGCTTCCTTGTAGAGCCGACGCACGAAGTCGACCGCCTTCGCGGTCTCGCTGCTGTCGAGCGCGACCTTCTTGCCGGTCTTGTCCATGACCGTCACGCCGTAGGACCACAGCAGCGGGTAGAGCCACGAGTAGTTGTCGGCGAAGCCGTGGCCCATCGACATGCCGAAGGGATGCCCCTTCGCCTTGAGCTTGATGCCGGCCTCGAGGAACTCGTCCCAGGTGTCGGGGAACTTCTTGATCCCGGCCTCGTCGAACCAGTCCTTGCGGTAGACCATCACCTGGCCGATGTTGGCCTGCGGCACCGACTTCCACTTGCCGTTGTCGACGGACAGGGCCTTGATCTCGTCGTACCAGCCCCCCTGCTCCTTGCCCACCGCGTCGGCGATGTCGCTGACGTCCACCAGCGCGTCGCGGTAGAGCCACTCCTGCTGCACCCAGGCCAGGTCCGCACCGGACTTGTTCTCGACCATCGAGACCAGCTGCGGCACCGCGCCGCCGCCGGCGGCCTGGATCTGGTACTCGATCTTGATGCCGGTGGACTTCTGATAGGCCGGGATCAGCACCTTCTGGAAGTGCTCGTCGAAGTTCTTCACGTACGAGCTCTCGCGCGCGAACGTGATGGTCGTCGGCTTGGCCTGGGCGTGGCGGGAGATGAACGGTCCGGTCGCCACGGTGGCGGCCCCGGCGGCAAGCTTCAGGAAGTCACGGCGGGACGCCTTCGGCGGTGCGGGTTGTGCCATGCAATATCCCCCTGTGTGTGGAACGTGGATGGCGCAGCACGGGATCCCGAGCCCCGCCAATCAGCCCGCCGGGGCTCGCGGCTTGCCGGAATCGTGCGCCAGATCAGGCCAATCGTCAAGAGTTGGCTGGGACCCGCCGCTCCTGACGCTCGTACCAGTGCGCCATCACCTGCATCACGAGCCAGGCGCCCGGCGGAGGCCGGCAGGGCCACCCGGGCGGCCGGCCAGCCCCAGCGATCGACGATCCAGGCGAACGCGGTGGGTGTCGCGGCGTTGACGACGAGGACGGGGTGGCGATGACCCCGAGCACCGCTCCGTGGCCCCGGGCGCCGAACATGACCAGCGGGACCGGGCCCCGCACGATGGTGATGACGCCCTGGCGGGCGCCCATGAGCAGGGTGAACGCGACGACCAGGGACAGACGGCGGTGACGCGGCCGCCGGCGCTCGATACGAGGCCCATCGCGAGCAGGGCGACGGTGAAGCCGAGAAAAACGAAGCCATGGCTCCAGCCGGTGTCCTGGCTGATCGGGCCCGCGAGGACACCGAGGCATTAGTAGCTCGTTCCCCAGGCGGTGATCTGGGTGATGCCGAGCGAGAGCACCGCCCGCGCCATCGGGTCGGCGAGACGCCCCGACCGTCGCATTCGGAGCGCATCGGGGCGGGAGCGTAGCACGAGAGCGCGCACGGCCGGACCGGCCGATGCGGCGGTCAGGATCGCGGCGTCAGGAGCGGATCGGGGGAGGCGGCATCGGCGACGACACGCCCGGGTCCGGGAGCGCCTCGTCCACCATGCCGGCCACGTGCTCGATGTCGGTGTCGGTCGTCAAGGCGTGATCCGGCGTGTCCGGCTCCAGGCGGAAGTGCTCGGCGAGGCGCTGCACGAGCCGGAGCGTCGCGGTCGATTCCTGCTCGGCCAGCAGGTTGATCTGCAGATCCAGGTGCTCGCGCCGGTCGGCCTGCCGTGCCATCTGATTCTGGCTGATCAGGATCCAGATCGACAGGAAGATCGCCTCCAAAGACACGATGGTGGTGAGCAGGCTGAACGGGAACGGATCGAACGGGCGGATCCGACGGACGAAGCCGGTATTGACGAGAATCCACGCGGCGAACCAGACCGCGTGGAATATGGCGCAGGCCGCGGTCCCGGCGGAGCGGGTGACCAGTCCGGCCACCCGCTCCGACACCGATCGGGCCTGGACCTGCCCGGCTTCGAGCCGGGCGATCTGCTCGACATTCCGGGCGACCGTCGCCCGCGTCGGGCCGCGGTCCGTGCGCATGCTCACCCGAGGAGGACCGCTCTAGAGCATCTCCTTGCGGGCCTTCTTGGCGCGCGCGGCGCCGATGGCCGTCTTGACCTCTTTCTCTTCCTCCGGAGGCGGCAGCACCGCGGGCAGGCCCAGTGACTCGATCCACAGCTCGCGGCACCAGCCCGTCGTGTGATAGAGGTGCTCGTCCTCCTCCTCCTCGACGTCCTCGTAGGCCTCGCTCAGGGCCTTCTTCTCCTCTCCCTGCGCCTTGCCCGCAGCTTCGTGGACCAGCTCCCAGTTGAGGTGATCCTTGGTCTCGGCGAGCACCACGGACTCGCACGCGACGAGCTGCGCGGCCTCCGGCGGCCCGCTCGCCAGCGCCAGCTCCATCGCCTTCACCAGGGACTCGCCGGTGTGGCGCACCACCGCGCGGCCGGGAGTCTCTTCCTCCGGATCGAGCCCCATCTTCTCCATCAGCTCCACCACGATGCGCTCGTGGTTCTTCGTCTGCTCCAGGTACTCCTCCCACTCCTCCTTCAGCTCATCGTTGAGCACGCAGCGGAGCGCGGTCTCGTACACCTGGATGCCCCCGTGCTCGGTCTCCAGCATCTGGTAGATCAGCTCGTTCAGCTGTTCGCGCTTCATCTCGTCCTCCAATCGTTTTCGGTGGCTTGGACGTCGGGTCCGCGGTCTTGATAGCAAGCGTCGTACCGGCGATCAGGGGGCGGCGCCTCGGGCCGCCCAACGCTCCGGGATGAGGCACATGACTTGCGTAACTGACGGCGCCACCGCCGGAACTGGCGCGTATCTGGAACGATCTAACCGGTCATCCTTACCGACGGGGATGATCCGAACTCGAAAGGACGGCAGCGATGAGGCGAGGACGCGTGGCGATGGTGGCAGCGTTGTTGCTGATCGGCGGCGTCGTGCTGGGCGTCTGGAGCCAGCCGAGCCGCGGGCAAACTCCGCCTCGGCAGCCGGCGGATGCGGTCCACGACGCTCAGACCCCGCGGCCGGCCGGAGCGACGCGGCCCGAGCTGCGCCAGACCGACCACGATCGGTCCGGTGTCTTCGCCCCCGACGCGGCGCCGCCGTCATCGACCGCACTTCCCGCGCAGCCGGACGGCGGACGCGCCCTCGGCTTCGATTTCGCGCGCGACCCGCTCAACGCCAAGAAGCCGATGCAGACCTTCGACGAGACCATGAAGGAGGACGTCGCGGCCAAGCCGGGCGTCATGGACACGCAACGCCAGCTCCTCCAGAGCCGCTACGACCTCACGCCCCGGCTCGATCCGGCCGCCCGGATGTCGCGGGGCAAGCCGCTGGCGGTGGGGCCGACGGCGCGCCTCGGCGGCGGGCTCACGTGGGACCGCCTGGCCTCGATGAAGCCCGACGAGATCCGCTCGCGCAAAGTGTTCCCGTACCCCGCCCTGCCGCATCCCAAGCACGCGACGGGCGGGATGGTGTTCCCGCCGATGCAGATCGCGATGTTTCCCCGGCTCGAGCGCTTCGACGTCGACTTCGACCTGCCCGAGGCCTTCCTGCCCGAGTTCCCGCCCGCCATCTTCCTGCAGAGCCGGCCCGAGCTGGGCGATGTGTCGCGCGGGGAGGTCGTCTCGATCAACAACTTCCACCGCCTCTTCAAGGACCTGATCACGCCGGTGCAGCTGGACGGCCTGCGCATGCTGGTGACGCCGTTCCCGCAGGAGGAGTTCAACGCCACCGACGATCGCAAGAGCGCGGCGCCCAGCCTGGGCGTCACCTGCCTGGACTGCCACATCAACGGCCACACCACCGGCCAGTTCCATCTCAATCCCGACGACCGGCCCCAGGCGCGGCGCTTCCGGCTCGACACGGTCAGCCTGCGCGGCCTCTACAACCAGCAGATCCACGGATCCAAGCGTAGCCTGCGCTCGGTGGAGGATTTCACCGAGTTCGAGCAGCGCACCGCCTACTTCAACGGTGACCCGATCCACGCGGTGAAGAAGGGCATGAACATCCTGGACCGCATCCCGGTCAGCCACATGGCCCAGATGCAGAACATGTTCGACTTCCCGCCCGCTCCCAAGCTGGATCCGATGGGCCGGCTCGACCCCGGCCAGGCCACCGACGCCGAGAAGCGCGGCGAAAAGCTGTTCTTCGGCAAGGCCCAGTGCGGCACGTGCCATCCCGCGCCGACGTATCTCGACCAGCAGATGCACGACCTCAAGGTGGAGCGGTTCGTGGACGAAGCGCCCCTGGGTCCCATCAAGACGTTCACCCTGCGCGGGATCAAGGACAGCCCGCCCTATCTGCACGACGGCCGGCTGCTCACGCTCGAGGACACGGTCGAGTTCTTCAACCTGGTGCTCGGGCTGCGCCTGACCACGCAGGAGAAGGCCGACCTCGTGGCCTTCGTGCGCGTGCTGTGACGACCAGGGCGATTCCCGCGAGCTCCGCGGCTTCTCGAGCCGAGAAGCCGAGCCGGTGCACGCGATCGTAGTGCGCCACGATCGCCTCGTAGCTCTCGAACCGGCCGTCGTGGTAGAACCCGCCCTTCAAGCGCACGAACAGGCCCTTCGACGGGGTCGGCGGTAGGTCCTACCGATTGCCGTCGCTACTTCCGACGCGTCGTCCGATTCCGAGCAATCCGAGGTGCGGGTTTGGTCGTTTACTGGTTGATGGACGATACGCCCCCCAATGGATCGGACCGGCCGCCGGCTCGGGCGACGGTCGCGGCGAGCAGGCTGCCCGGCCGCAACCCGGATCGGATCTGGGGGGGGCCGAGCTCGGGCGGAGAGTGTGCCCGCTGCGATCAGGCGATCGGCCGCGGCGAGCTCGAGCTCGAGCTGGAATTTGACCGCAATGATGGTTCGTCAGAGCCCGAGCGATATCGGGTTCACGTGCGGTGTCTCTCGGGCTAGACCCGCGAGCGTCCCGATGGTGCCGACTGACCTCTCGCCATGTGTTGACGGTCTCCGGCAGCGCCGCTATAGTGGCCGCGCATGGAACAACCGAAGAGGCTCGGCGAGCTGCTGTTCGCCAAGACGCCCGAGGCCATTCCGGAGAGCGAGTGGGTCCTCCTCGTGCAGGCGATCGCCGGAGGCGACCAGCGCGCGTTCCACACGCTCTACCGCTGGACGCACCGGATCGTGTTCACGCTCATCGTGCGGATCACTCGCAATCGAGAGACGGCGGAAGAATTGACCGTCGACGTATTTCATGACGTCTGGCGCCGCGCTTCGACCTACACTCCGGGCGGAGGATCCGTCGTCGGCTGGCTGATGAACCAGGCCCGCTCACGAGCGATCGATCGGATCCGGTTCGAGCAACGGAAGAAGCGAGTTCCCGGTCCGCTCGCCGACCCCTTCGACGGGAGCGAAGACGCGGATCCGCATCGCACCGCGACGGCCCGGGAGGAGGAGAGTCTGGTGCGGGACGCGCTCGCGGAGCTGTCACACGACGAGCGGCGCGCGATCGAAACCGCGTTCTTCTCCGAGCTGACGTACGTCGAGACGGCATCCCGGCTGAACGAGCCGATCGGCACCGTGAAGACGCGAATCCGGTCCGGATTGGCCAAGCTCCGGCGGGTGCTCGCGGGAAAGGGGCTCCGATGAGCATCCAGCGCCACGACGAGAGCCACGAGCACCTGGTCGCCCTCTCCCTGCTGCACGCGCTGCCTGCCGAGGAGCGGCGTGAAGCAGAAGCGACCATCGGCGCGTGCCCCGCATGTCGGGAGGACGTGGAGACGCTCCGGCCGGTGCTCGGGGCCCTCGTCGCGTGGCCGACCGACGTGCTACGCCCTTCCCCCGACCTGTGGAGCCGCTTGGCCAGCCGAATCGGGGCGGCCGCGGGCGACGAGATGGCCGCCCCCGCCGCCTTCGGCTGGCACGAGGCCGGCCCGGGCATCTTCTACACCGTGCTCGCGCGAGACCGGGAGCAGCAGCGCGTCAGCCTCCTGGTCCGGCTGTCTCCGGGCGCCGCCTATCCGCCCCACAGTCACGCCGGAGTCGAGGAGCTCTACCTGCTGGATGGCGAGCTCTGGATCGACAACCGAAAGCTCTATCCGGGGGACTACAACCGGGCCGAGGCGGGCACCGCGGATCAGCGGGTATGGAGCGAGACCGGCTGCACCTGCGTGCTCCTCACCTCCAGCCAGGACGTGCTTCGCTAGGCGTTTCCGGCTGCCCTTCGAGTACCTGACGAGGTGACGCCCCGCCCGCCACGTCTCAACCTTGCCGGGATGACCGACGTGTGCCAGGGTCAGCCGCACACTCAGGGGATCATGTCGCCATGACGGCCTGGAAGGGGCTGCCGCTCTGGCTGATCCTACCGCTGGCGCTCACGGCGAGCCCGGCGGCCGGCGCCGAGAGCATGCGTGTCCTCATGGTCCACTCGTTTGGCAGCACCTCGCCCCCGTTCACGACCCACTCGACCGCGTTCGAGACCACGCTGACCAAGGAACCGGGCAAGCGCGTCGATCTCGACGAGGTTTCGCTCGACATGGCGCGCTACGCGCAGCCGGACATGGAAGAGCCGTTCGCACAGTTCCGGTTCCGGCGAGACTCACCCTGGGTGCTGTACCGTCACTACATCATCGCCGGCGCGACGTTACTGGTGGTGCAGGCCGCACTGATCATCGCTTTGTTGGTGAATCGAACACAGCGTCATCGGGCGCAACGCGCGCTCGCCGAGCGACTTCGATTCGAGACATTGTTCTCCGAGCTCTCGGCAAGGCTGCTGAGTCATCGGACGAGCGAAATCGGCCGCGAGCTCGAGCGCATGCTCCAGAGGGTCGGTGAGGAGTTGAATTTCGACCGGGCGATCCTGAGCGAGTGGACGGAAGGAAAGAGGCGCGCTCACGCGACCTACGCGTGGACCCGGAGCGGCGTCATCGCCGCTCCCGAGACGTTCGAGGCCGAATCCTATCCATGGATCGCAGCCCGCCTGGCTCGCGGCGAGGCGGTGCACCTGCCGCATGTGGACTCACTTCCCGCCGAGGCAAGCATCGACTTGCGGAGCTTCCAGCGCGCGGGCGTCCGGTCCCTGGTGGTCGTCCCCTTGATCGTCCAGGGGACGATCGTTGGCGCCCTGGGATTCAGCAGCCTGCGCGGTGAGCGAGTGTGGCCGGCCGAGTTGTTGCCGCGACTGCAGCTTCTCGCCGATGTGTTCGCGAACGTATTGGCCCATCAGCGGGCCGACAGCGCGGTGCGGCACAGCAATGAGCTCAGGCAACAGGCAGAGGACGAGGCCCAGCGACAGCGCGAGGAGCTGGCGCACGCGCTCCGCGTCACCACGATTGCCGAGTTGACCGCCTCGCTCGCCCATGAGGTCACTCAGCCGCTGACCGCCGTCATCATGAACGCCCGGGCCGGGCATCGATCTCTCGCGCCCGAATCGGGCGGCGAGCTGCGGCAGATTCTCGAGGACATCTGCCGCGACGCCACCAGGGCCGGTGACGTGGTTCAGCGTCTTCGAGCCTTGCTCCGCAAGGGCGAGCCGGAACGCAAGCTGCTTGATATCAATCAGCTGGTCACGGGAGTGACTACGCTCATCCGCCACGACCTCGAGCGAGCCCAGGTCTCGCTGCGCCTG
This is a stretch of genomic DNA from Candidatus Methylomirabilota bacterium. It encodes these proteins:
- a CDS encoding extracellular solute-binding protein; the encoded protein is MAQPAPPKASRRDFLKLAAGAATVATGPFISRHAQAKPTTITFARESSYVKNFDEHFQKVLIPAYQKSTGIKIEYQIQAAGGGAVPQLVSMVENKSGADLAWVQQEWLYRDALVDVSDIADAVGKEQGGWYDEIKALSVDNGKWKSVPQANIGQVMVYRKDWFDEAGIKKFPDTWDEFLEAGIKLKAKGHPFGMSMGHGFADNYSWLYPLLWSYGVTVMDKTGKKVALDSSETAKAVDFVRRLYKEACIEDCVGWLDPHNNKAFLTSQISCTNNAYSIMVSAKRDLPEMGKVIDHALNPKGPTGQRYHSLVPVTHGVFAYGPDPQAAKDFLRWIMDPKQYRPWISSGDMYFAPYLHAFDKFPDWDIEPRVKPFQKVLETGKLTSWPAPANRAHGAVVNRWVVIDMFSKACTGAPTKSVIAEAVGQLKQIYGVA
- a CDS encoding DUF1003 domain-containing protein, with product MRTDRGPTRATVARNVEQIARLEAGQVQARSVSERVAGLVTRSAGTAACAIFHAVWFAAWILVNTGFVRRIRPFDPFPFSLLTTIVSLEAIFLSIWILISQNQMARQADRREHLDLQINLLAEQESTATLRLVQRLAEHFRLEPDTPDHALTTDTDIEHVAGMVDEALPDPGVSSPMPPPPIRS
- a CDS encoding cytochrome B6, whose product is MRRGRVAMVAALLLIGGVVLGVWSQPSRGQTPPRQPADAVHDAQTPRPAGATRPELRQTDHDRSGVFAPDAAPPSSTALPAQPDGGRALGFDFARDPLNAKKPMQTFDETMKEDVAAKPGVMDTQRQLLQSRYDLTPRLDPAARMSRGKPLAVGPTARLGGGLTWDRLASMKPDEIRSRKVFPYPALPHPKHATGGMVFPPMQIAMFPRLERFDVDFDLPEAFLPEFPPAIFLQSRPELGDVSRGEVVSINNFHRLFKDLITPVQLDGLRMLVTPFPQEEFNATDDRKSAAPSLGVTCLDCHINGHTTGQFHLNPDDRPQARRFRLDTVSLRGLYNQQIHGSKRSLRSVEDFTEFEQRTAYFNGDPIHAVKKGMNILDRIPVSHMAQMQNMFDFPPAPKLDPMGRLDPGQATDAEKRGEKLFFGKAQCGTCHPAPTYLDQQMHDLKVERFVDEAPLGPIKTFTLRGIKDSPPYLHDGRLLTLEDTVEFFNLVLGLRLTTQEKADLVAFVRVL
- a CDS encoding sigma-70 family RNA polymerase sigma factor; its protein translation is MEQPKRLGELLFAKTPEAIPESEWVLLVQAIAGGDQRAFHTLYRWTHRIVFTLIVRITRNRETAEELTVDVFHDVWRRASTYTPGGGSVVGWLMNQARSRAIDRIRFEQRKKRVPGPLADPFDGSEDADPHRTATAREEESLVRDALAELSHDERRAIETAFFSELTYVETASRLNEPIGTVKTRIRSGLAKLRRVLAGKGLR
- a CDS encoding cupin domain-containing protein; amino-acid sequence: MSIQRHDESHEHLVALSLLHALPAEERREAEATIGACPACREDVETLRPVLGALVAWPTDVLRPSPDLWSRLASRIGAAAGDEMAAPAAFGWHEAGPGIFYTVLARDREQQRVSLLVRLSPGAAYPPHSHAGVEELYLLDGELWIDNRKLYPGDYNRAEAGTADQRVWSETGCTCVLLTSSQDVLR
- a CDS encoding ATP-binding protein yields the protein MTAWKGLPLWLILPLALTASPAAGAESMRVLMVHSFGSTSPPFTTHSTAFETTLTKEPGKRVDLDEVSLDMARYAQPDMEEPFAQFRFRRDSPWVLYRHYIIAGATLLVVQAALIIALLVNRTQRHRAQRALAERLRFETLFSELSARLLSHRTSEIGRELERMLQRVGEELNFDRAILSEWTEGKRRAHATYAWTRSGVIAAPETFEAESYPWIAARLARGEAVHLPHVDSLPAEASIDLRSFQRAGVRSLVVVPLIVQGTIVGALGFSSLRGERVWPAELLPRLQLLADVFANVLAHQRADSAVRHSNELRQQAEDEAQRQREELAHALRVTTIAELTASLAHEVTQPLTAVIMNARAGHRSLAPESGGELRQILEDICRDATRAGDVVQRLRALLRKGEPERKLLDINQLVTGVTTLIRHDLERAQVSLRLALGEALPHVPGDPVQLQQVILNLLLNACDAMSVVQSGLRTLDVATDHDGQGLVIVTVRDSGVGVSESELTGIFEPFVTTKPQGLGMGLAISRSIVEAHKGRIWATRNDDPGLTVHIELPISAT